A window from Drosophila subobscura isolate 14011-0131.10 chromosome O, UCBerk_Dsub_1.0, whole genome shotgun sequence encodes these proteins:
- the LOC117896027 gene encoding LOW QUALITY PROTEIN: cell wall protein DAN4 (The sequence of the model RefSeq protein was modified relative to this genomic sequence to represent the inferred CDS: substituted 1 base at 1 genomic stop codon) — protein sequence MYTQAASADFPPPMRQTQSKVTAXPVSIVMKKLCFLLLMAHYAVSIQSNIKSGNLNAILDRDEWRKLALEYIKNYKPYIVQKYEPYKPGTRNLTQELETTTTQAVIEPTTVEPELTTSQFTEYISTTTSNYFDVDGTTEETNEQTTTTEMESSADTTEQSYTSTEVPESTTTSTELSESTTSIAETTTSSSISDWETTPVIDTTTVSFREQTTREDAETTTEESSTTTEWPVTSTTGSWEAAETTTDSVVTTESPETSTLVLEIIATTEGIDTTTYLDTLIFNTQAEDLLNSTTTEVSNIETSTIGSEETTTEAITTFAPRSASLVDDFVQSKPRNFRYSSDTRPEPYWL from the exons atgTACACACAAGCGGCGTCTGCCGATTTTCCGCCGCCGATGA GACAGACACAG TCAAAAGTGACCGCTTAGCCCGTCAGCATCGTCATGAAGAAGTTGTGTTTTCTCCTTTTGATGGCACATTATGCAGTGTCAATTCAGTCAAATATCAAAAGCGGAAATTTGAACGCCATTCTTGATAGAGATGAATGGAGGAAATTGGCCCTGGAATACATAAAGAATTACAAGCCATATATTGTACAGAAGTACGAGCCATACAAACCTGGAACACGAAATTTAACCCAAGAATTGGAAACAACAACGACTCAAGCAGTCATTGAACCGACTACAGTTGAGCCGGAATTAACTACGAGCCAGTTTACTGAGTACATTTCGACTACAACAAGCAATTACTTCGATGTGGATGGTACCACAGAggaaacaaatgaacaaactacaacaacagaaatggaATCCTCCGCAGACACCACAGAACAAAGTTACACCAGTACAGAAGTTCCGGAATCAACTACCACGAGTACAGAACTCTCGGAATCAACCACAAGCATAGCCGAGACGACAACCTCAAGCAGCATCAGTGACTGGGAAACAACTCCCGTCATAGACACCACTACCGTATCCTTCAGGGAGCAGACAACCCGGGAGGATGCCGAAACTACAACAGAGGAATCTTCAACCACGACAGAGTGGCCAGTAACGAGCACCACAGGATCCtgggaagcagcagaaacgaCAACAGATTCAGTTGTTACGACAGAGAGTCCAGAAACGTCTACTTTAGTGTTGGAAATTATTGCCACAACTGAAGGCATTGACACTACAACTTATTTGGATACACTAATATTCAATACCCAAGCGGAGGACCTCCTCAACAGCACAACCACCGAAGTTTCCAACATTGAGACGAGCACAATCGGATCGGAGGAAACCACAACCGAAGCTATTACAACCTTCGCACCCAGGAGTGCGAGCCTTGTTGACGATTTTGTGCAGTCAAAGCCAAGAAATTTCAGATACTCTTCAGACACAAGACCTGAACCATATTGgctgtga
- the LOC117896026 gene encoding uncharacterized protein LOC117896026 produces MSTTKKRKGSSGIANVSPKRTRAYIRRIQSLEQNDSIIEDPSQSQALNSESSALTDGSNNDPVPVPEEEPLDKEITSTASGQQLPVQVAAVETFSSTVSQYPELNPSSEIPKFVILHCQKEIVLYQPVARAAIENGPFDPSMFTQPTLGVLAKEFWKTLKSNIQTYIHK; encoded by the exons ATGAGTACCACGAAGAAACGCAAGGGCTCATCGGGTATTGCAAACGTGTCTCCCAAGCGGA CACGCGCCTATATTCGTCGCATCCAGAGCCTGGAGCAGAACGACAGCATCATCGAAGACCCTTCACAAAGTCAGGCGCTTAATTCAGAGTCAAGTGCTTTGACAgacggcagcaacaacgacccagtgccagttccagaAGAAGAACCTCTGGACAAAGAGATTACATCGACAGCCTCTGGTCAACAACTACCCGTTCAGGTTGCAGCAGTAGAGACGTTCAGCTCTACTGTTAGCCAATATCCCGAACTAAATCCTAGCTCCGAAATACCCAAGTTCGTTATTTTACATTGTCAAAAAGAGATTGTTTTATATCAGCCTGTGGCCCGTGCTGCAATCGAAAACGGTCCGTTCGACCCGTCGATGTTTACTCAGCCCACATTGGGGGTGCTCGCTAAAGAATTTTGGAAGACGCTCAAAAGTAATATCCAAacttatatacataaataa
- the LOC117898658 gene encoding neprilysin-2: protein MKSYMNESVAPCDDFYEYACGNWQHVKQDRQSSHKRSNLLDIGYTLGDVVEQLLTRNSLAVDLNYTDELLIAQRFYNACLGADLYPLPAADPAYLALIRSLGGFPAVDGEAWQSANFSWFNMSAHLTNFGVNGLIHEKILPQYPFVPYFKVPELGFDYIVHKDNIASNDTRGYKLNEKRMRGYLEAYGLPEEKVSEVIAGVFAFWHDALVIIDRFQEEKECEEHAEMEDVPSFTEWGSYYEIAWNSTNFPTENLEDFCDYYYVELDKVCAKHKPAVANYLAMLLLYRMDAKLKAAKYQKEHCLQAVQYSLPYLFDRLYRVEYFSEDTRSEISGIIKELRKSFRLMLENSEWLDTETRREALLKESSIEPRIGSFKDDEHTERLVRAVQNLTIVEDSFAQTNINLKRLTTNIRRFNGHHFSELSNGTKPLELLWSMQVNAFYYNIDNSIYVMAGILHPPAFHQFWPNSLKYGTIGYLVGHELTHGFDTVGSMFDGSGSQRNWWSKKSNAVFNERAECYAEHYSRYLIPEINRKINGNQTKDENIADSGGLHQALSAYRSYMKQQQQQQDNETYPNKNEQMPGLDLSPEQLFFLGFAQLWCNAYEEEHYWEELSNEHTIDKFRVLGAVTNNEEFSKIYNCPAGSPMNPQADRCRVW, encoded by the exons ATGAAGTCGTACATGAATGAGAGCGTGGCGCCGTGCGATGACTTCTATGAGTACGCCTGCGGCAATTGGCAGCACGTGAAGCAGGACAGGCAGTCGTCGCACAAGCGGAGCAACCTCCTCGATATCGGGTACACGCTGGGCGATGTggtcgagcagctgctgaCGAGGAACTCGCTGGCTGTGGATCTCAATTACACCGATGAGCTGCTGATTGCACAACGATTCTATAATGCCTGCCTCGGTGCGGATCTGTACCCGCTGCCAGCGGCCGACCCCGCTTATCTGGCGCTTATCAGGTCGCTGGGTGGTTTCCCAGCTGTCGACGGTGAGGCGTGGCAGTCGGCCAACTTCAGCTGGTTCAACATGAGCGCCCACTTGACCAACTTCGGCGTCAACGGACTCATCCACGAGAAGATCCTGCCCCAGTACCCCTTTGTGCCGTACTTCAAGGTGCCGGAGCTGGGCTTCGACTACATCGTGCACAAGGACAACATCGCCAGCAACGACACCAGAGGCTACAAGCTGAATGAGAAGCGAATGCGTGGCTACCTCGAGGCTTACGGTCTGCCGGAGGAGAAGGTCTCAGAGGTGATTGCGGGGGTGTTTGCCTTCTGGCACGATGCCCTCGTGATCATCGATCGCTTCCAGGAGGAGAAAGAATGCGAGGAGCATGCGGAAATGGAGGATGTTCCCTCATTTACGGAATGGGGCAGCTACTATGAGATTGCCTGGAACAGCACCAACTTCCCCACGGAGAATCTCGAAGATTTCTGCGACTACTACTACGTGGAGCTGGACAAGGTGTGCGCCAAGCATAAGCCAGCTGTGGCCAACTACttggccatgctgctgctctaccGCATGGATGCCAAGCTAAAGGCGGCCAAGTACCAGAAGGAGCACTGCCTGCAGGCCGTGCAGTACTCACTgccatatttatttgatagGCTCTACCGTGTG GAATACTTCTCCGAGGACACGAGATCAGAGATCTCTGGCATTATAAAGGAGCTGCGCAAGAGCTTCCGTTTGATGCTGGAGAACTCCGAGTGGCTGGACACGGAGACCCGAAGGGAAGCGCTGCTAAAGGAGTCCAGCATCGAGCCGCGCATTGGCAGCTTCAAGGATGATGAGCACACCGAACGCCTCGTACGAGCGGTCCAAAACCTGACCATTGTCGAGGATAGCTTTGCGCAGACGAACATTAACCTGAAGCGCCTGACCACGAACATCAGACGCTTCAATGGACACCACTTCAGTGAGCTGTCGAATGGCACGAAGCCTCTGGAGTTGCTGTGGAGCATGCAGGTCAACGCCTTCTACTACAACATTGACAATTCCATATACGTGATGGCGGGCATACTGCATCCACCGGCCTTTCATCAGTTCTGGCCAAACTCCCTGAAGTATGGCACAATTGGCTATCTGGTGGGGCATGAGCTGACGCATGGCTTCGACACGGTCGGCTCCATGTTCGACGGCAGCGGCTCCCAGCGCAACTGGTGGTCCAAAAAGTCCAATGCGGTGTTCAACGAGCGAGCCGAATGCTATGCGGAGCACTACAGCAGATACCTCATACCAGAGATCAATCGCAAGATCAATGGCAATCAGACGAAGGATGAGAATATTGCCGATAGCGGCGGTCTGCATCAGGCCCTCAGTGCCTATCGCAGCTACatgaagcaacagcagcagcagcaggacaacgAGACGTATCCGAATAAGAATGAGCAGATGCCCGGCCTCGATCTGTCACCGGAGCAGTTGTTTTTCCTCGGCTTTGCGCAGCTCTGGTGCAATGCCTACGAGGAGGAGCACTACTGGGAGGAGCTGTCCAACGAGCACACAATCGACAAGTTTCGGGTCCTGGGTGCCGTCACAAATAACGAGGAATTTTCCAAGATCTACAACTGTCCCGCTGGTAGTCCAATGAATCCTCAAGCAGACAGGTGTCGTGTGTGGTAG
- the LOC117897194 gene encoding tubulin beta chain — MREIVHLQAGQCGNQIGSKFWEIISDEHGIDPNGYYHGESNMQLERIDVYYNEASSGKYVPRAVLIDLEPGTMDSVRSSPMGQLFRPDNFVYGQSGAGNNWAKGHYTEGAELIDSVLEVLRKESEGCDCLQGFQLAHSLGGGTGSGLGTLLISKIREEYPDRIMNSFSVVPSPKVSDTVVEPYNATLSIHQLVENTDETFCIDNEALYDICFRTLKLSSPTYGDLNHLVSVTMSGVTTCLRFPGQLNADLRKLAVNMVPFPRLHFFMPGFAPLTAKGSQQYRALTVAELTQQMFDAKNMMTACDPRHGRYLTCACIFRGPMSMKEVDTQMLNVQSKNSSYFVEWIPNNVKVAVCDIPPRGLKMSATFIGNSTAIQEIFKRISEQFTAMFRRKAFLHWYTGEGMDEMEFTEAESNMNDLISEYQQYQEATADDEVEFDEEQGEHEGYESEVLQNGNGE, encoded by the exons ttcTGGGAAATCATCTCCGATGAGCATGGCATCGATCCCAATGGCTACTACCATGGGGAGTCGAACATGCAGCTGGAGCGCATCGATGTCTACTACAACGAGGCGAGCAGCGGCAAGTATGTGCCACGTGCCGTACTGATCGATCTGGAGCCGGGCACCATGGACTCGGTGCGCTCCTCACCGATGGGCCAGCTCTTTCGTCCCGACAACTTTGTCTACGGACAGTCCGGAGCGG GCAACAACTGGGCCAAGGGCCACTACACAGAGGGAGCCGAACTGATCGACTCTGTGCTGGAGGTGCTGCGCAAGGAGTCCGAGGGCTGTGATTGCCTGCAGGGCTTCCAGCTGGCGCACTCTTTGGGCGGCGGCACTGGCTCCGGCCTGGGCACACTGCTCATCTCCAAGATACGCGAGGAGTATCCGGATCGCATTATGAACTCCTTCTCCGTCGTGCCCTCACCGAAG GTATCCGATACCGTTGTGGAGCCCTACAATGCCACGCTCTCCATTCATCAGCTGGTGGAGAACACAGACGAGACCTTCTGCATTGACAACGAGGCTCTCTATGACATCTGCTTCCGCACGCTGAAGCTCTCGTCGCCCACCTACGGGGATCTGAATCATTTGGTTTCT GTCACAATGTCTGGCGTTACCACCTGCCTGCGTTTCCCTGGCCAGCTGAACGCTGATCTGCGCAAGCTGGCGGTGAATATGGTACCATTCCCGCGTCTGCACTTCTTCATGCCCGGCTTTGCCCCACTGACCGCCAAGGGATCGCAGCAGTATCGCGCCCTCACCGTTGCCGAGCTGACGCAGCAGATGTTCGATGCCAAGAACATGATGACGGCCTGCGATCCCCGACATGGGCGCTACCTCACGTGTGCCTGCATCTTCCGTG GTCCCATGTCCATGAAGGAGGTGGACACGCAAATGCTCAACGTGCAGAGCAAGAACAGCAGCTACTTTGTCGAGTGGATACCCAACAATGTGAAGGTGGCCGTCTGCGATATTCCACCACGTGGCCTCAAGATGTCCGCCACATTCATTGGCAACTCGACGGCCATTCAGGAGATCTTCAAGCGCATCTCTGAGCAGTTCACCGCCATGTTCCGTCGCAAGGCCTTCTTGCATTGGTACACAGGCGAGGGCATGGACGAAATGGAGTTCACTGAGGCGGAGAGCAACATGAACGATCTGATATCCGAGTATCAGCAGTACCAG GAAGCAACTGCCGACGATGAGGTTGAATTCGATGAGGAGCAGGGCGAGCATGAGGGCTACGAGTCGGAGGTTCTGCAGAACGGCAATGGCGAGTAG
- the LOC117898661 gene encoding uncharacterized protein LOC117898661 — protein sequence MSLASIKQKEAKGKKKVLPKLRNVLANPYKQHSPVLGEDELLQLRQILLEAIKRSPHPVKKFATHNNIHLGLESSLRAINSRRFSCVFVSLSLRPSHIIRLIATSAAAKLPTAPIYAQPKLEELTFNIFGVRALCLVLPLDLGAVSLELEKWVKDRQKPAPQKIPVIVKKSSKKRQVKVQDVQPEETAQKAAEQQAVVPVNAWSDDYITFSSDKSCVKVDRVDAHVETQQLGAALSNLAMKAKSKATEEVKVESRPTITESVDSEEQMEVEAAEATDEDDFLPTDKQHYRPVSVHRVRPNPDKKPKKKRNKKQKQQPPSTTK from the exons ATGAGTTTGGCCAGCATaaagcaaaaagaagcaaagggCAAGAAGAAGGTTCTGCCCAAGTTGCGAAATGTATTGGCTAATCCATACAAGCAGCACAG CCCAGTTCTTGGGGAAGATgaactgctgcagcttcgTCAGATATTGCTAGAGGCCATAAAACGCAGTCCTCATCCTGTAAAGAAATTTGCCACCCATAATAACATACATCTCGGTCTCGAGAGCTCCCTGCGCGCCATCAATTCGAGGCGCTTCTCGTGCGTGTTTGTCTCGCTGAGTCTGAGGCCATCCCATATCATCCGGCTAATAGCCACCAGTGCCGCCGCTAAGTTACCAACTGCTCCCATCTATGCGCAACCCAAGCTGGAGGAACTAACCTTTAATATTTTCGGTGTGCGAGCACTTTGCTTGGTCTTGCCGCTGGACTTGGGTGCTGTGAGCCTAGAGCTGGAAAAATGGGTGAAGGACCGTCAGAAACCAGCTCCACAAAAGATTCCAGTCATAGTTAAAAAGTCTTCGAAGAAGCGCCAGGTGAAAGTGCAAGATGTTCAGCCGGAAGAAACAGCACAGAAAGCtgcggagcagcaggcagtggtTCCAGTAAACGCATGGAGCGATGACTATATAACGTTTTCCAGTGACAAGTCATGTGTAAAGGTAGATCGAGTTGATGCCCATGTGGAGACTCAACAACTGGGCGCTGCACTCAGTAATTTGGCCatgaaagcaaaaagcaaagccacagAGGAAGTGAAAGTGGAATCCAGACCAACAATAACCGAATCTGTGGATAGTGAGGAGCAAATGGAAGTAGAGGCAGCGGAAGCCACCGATGAGGATGATTTCCTGCCCACCGACAAACAACACTACCGTCCAGTCAGTGTGCACCGAGTTCGGCCTAATCCCGacaagaaacccaaaaagaagcgaaacaaaaagcaaaagcaacagccgcCAAGCACAACCAAATAA
- the LOC117898662 gene encoding mitochondrial transcription rescue factor 1 produces the protein MLRSLRQITRFGKYASAPASSLVNKTATPNVISNRLRAALHTSSVTRKYDRKSSRTTDDLDTDDEADEEFKDERDSKVVKTKVNSLRADLLLKAGLGMARNKVELNFYESKIRVNGKKLQKKSVQLNIGDEIDVIRGFSQANPSHLVISRVAILSASEREEGLSVHLRRYKSLLIDNYRGADAFKSSEQVAH, from the exons ATGCTCCGCAGCTTACGGCAAATAACTAGATTCGGAAAATACGCCAGTGCACCGGCCAGCAGTTTGGTAAACAAGACAGCCACACCGAATGTGATTTCGAACAGACTTCGGGCAGCACTTCACACCAGCAGCGTCACACGAAAATATGATAGAAAATCGTCCAGAACAACAGACGATTTGGACACTGACGATGAAGCGGACGAGGAGTTTAAAGACGAGCGCGACTCCAAGGTGGTCAAGACCAAGGTGAATTCGCTGCGCGCCGACCTACTCCTCAAGGCGGGTCTCGGAATGGCCAGAAA CAAAGTTGAACTGAACTTCTATGAGAGCAAGATCCGAGTCAATGGcaagaagctgcagaagaagAGCGTGCAG CTGAATATTGGCGATGAGATCGATGTGATACGCGGCTTTAGCCAGGCGAATCCTTCCCATTTGGTGATATCACGCGTTGCCATACTCTCTGCCAGCGAACGCGAGGAGGGCCTCAGTGTGCACTTGCGGCGCTACAAGTCGCTGCTTATAGACAACTATCGCGGAGCGGATGCATTCAAATCCTCAGAACAAGTCGCCCATTAA
- the LOC117897325 gene encoding 116 kDa U5 small nuclear ribonucleoprotein component, with translation MDSDLYDEFGNYIGPDLDSDEDDDQSIYGQPDVQDDPEDAMDEDEAEPPEDEDKEVTAVVLHEDKRYYPSAVEVYGPDVETIVQEEDAQPLDKPLIEPIKKLKFQIKEQEQQDTTYDMEFMADLMDTPPLIRNVALVGHLHHGKTTFVDCLIRQTHPQFENMEERSLRYTDTLFTEQERGCSIKATPVTLVLQDVKQKSYLLNIFDTPGHVNFSDETTAAMRMSDGVVLFIDAAEGVMLNTERLLKHAVQERQSITVCINKIDRLILELKLPPQDAYFKLKHIVEEVNGLLSTFGHAEDNLLVSPILGNVCFASSLYGFCFTLKSFAKLYADTYEGVNYIDFAKRLWGDMYFNSKTRKFSKKQPHSSAQRSFVEFILEPMYKLIAQVVGDVDSTLSDTLAELNVRVSKEEMKSNIRPLLRLVCNRFMGDCSGFVDMCVEHIKSPQENAKRKVDHIYTGPKEGDIYRDMITCNQYGTLMVHSSKMYPNDDCTFFQVLARIVSGTLHAGQEVRVLGENYTLQDEEDSRILQVGRLWVFEARYKVELNRVPSGNWVLIEGIDQCIVKTSTIVDINVPEDLYIFRPLKFNTQSIIKIAVEPVNPSELPKMLDGLRKVNKSYPLLSTRVEESGEHVILGTGELYLDCVMHDLRKMYSEIDIKVADPVVAFCETVVETSSLKCFAETPNKKNKLTMISEPLEKGLAEDIENGTVCISWNKKRIGEFFQVNYDWDLLAARSIWAFGPDSTGPNILVDDTLPSEVDKNLLTAVKDSIVQGFQWGTREGPLCEEPIRNVKFKILDGVIANEALHRGGGQIIPTARRVAYSAFLMATPRLMEPYLFVEVQAPADCVSAVYTVLARRRGHVTQDAPVSGSPIYTIKAFIPAIDSFGFETDLRTHTQGQAFCLSVFHHWQIVPGDPLDKSIIIRPLEPQQASHLAREFMIKTRRRKGLSEDVSINKFFDDPMLLELARQDVLVNYPL, from the exons ATGGATTCCGATTTATACGATGAGTTCGGCAACTACATTGGCCCCGATCTGGATAGTGACGAGGATGATGACCAGAGTATCTATGGGCAGCCCGATGTGCAGGATGATCCAGAG GACGCCATGGACGAAGACGAAGCAGAGCCGCCAGAAGATGAGGACAAAGAGGTAACAGCGGTAGTGCTGCACGAGGATAAACGCTATTATCCCTCGGCCGTGGAGGTGTACGGTCCGGATGTGGAGACCAtagtgcaggaggaggatgccCAACCGCTGGATAAGCCACTCATTGAGCCGATAAAGAAGCTCAAGTTCCAAATCaaggagcaggaacagcaggacACCACCTATGACATGGAATTCATGGCTGACCTGATGGACACGCCGCCACTCATCCGAAACGTGGCACTCGTTGGGCACCTCCATCACGGCAAGACCACATTTGTTGACTGCCTGATTCGGCAAACGCATCCCCAATTCGAGAACATGGAGGAGCGCTCCCTGCGCTACACAGACACGCTCTTCACCGAACAGGAACGCGGATGCAGCATTAAGGCCACGCCAGTCACCCTAGTTCTGCAGGATGTCAAGCAGAAGAGCTACTTGCTGAACATTTTCGACACTCCCGGGCATGTGAATTTCTCCGATGAGACTACCGCCGCCATGCGCATGAGCGACGGCGTTGTTCTGTTCATCGACGCAGCCGAGGGCGTCATGCTGAACACTGAACGCTTGCTGAAGCATGCCGTGCAGGAGCGGCAGTCCATTACTGTGTGCATCAACAAG ATCGATCGTCTCATACTGGAGCTTAAGCTGCCGCCTCAGGATGCTTACTTTAAGCTGAAGCACATTGTGGAGGAGGTCAATGGGCTACTGAG CACATTTGGCCATGCAGAAGACAATCTGTTGGTGTCTCCCATTTTGGGCAATGTTTGCTTTGCCAGTTCGCTCTATGGCTTTTGCTTCACTCTGAAATCGTTTGCCAAACTCTACGCGGACACGTATGAGGGTGTGAACTACATTGACTTTGCCAAACGTCTCTGGGGCGATATGTACTTCAACAGTAAAAC GCGAAAGTTTTCCAAGAAGCAGCCGCACAGCTCTGCTCAGCGAAGTTTCGTGGAGTTCATACTGGAGCCCATGTACAAGCTGATTGCTCAGGTTGTGGGCGATGTGGATAGCACGCTGTCGGACACTCTCGCCGAGCTGAATGTGCGCGTGTCCAAggaggaaatgaaatcgaatATACGGCCATTGCTGCGACTCGTCTGCAATCGTTTCATGGGTGACTGCAGCGGTTTCGTGGACATGTGCGTGGAGCACATCAAGTCCCCACAAGAGAACGCCAAGCGGAAGGTGGACCACATTTATACGGGTCCAAAGGAGGGCGACATCTATCGCGACATGATTACCTGCAATCAGTATGGAACCCTGATGGTCCACAGCTCGAAGATGTATCCGAACGATGACTGCACCTTCTTCCAGGTGCTGGCACGAATTGTTTCCGGCACGCTGCATGCCGGGCAGGAGGTGCGCGTGTTGGGAGAAAACTACACGCTTCAGGATGAAGAGGATTCACGCATACTGCAAGTCGGTCGACTGTGGGTGTTCGAGGCTCGCTACAAAGTCGAGCTAAATCGCGTTCCATCCGGCAATTGGGTGCTCATTGAGGGCATCGATCAGTGTATCGTGAAGACCTCTACGATTGTGGACATCAATGTGCCCGAGGATCTCTACATCTTCCGACCACTCAAGTTCAATACGCAGAGCATCATCAAGATTGCCGTTGAGCCCGTGAATCCCTCAGAGCTGCCGAAAATGCTGGACGGTCTGCGCAAGGTGAACAAATCCTATCCGCTGCTCTCGACCCGCGTCGAGGAGTCGGGCGAGCATGTTATCCTCGGCACAGGCGAGTTGTATTTGGACTGCGTTATGCACGATCTGCGCAAAATGTACTCGGAGATAGACATAAAGGTGGCCGATCCTGTGGTCGCCTTCTGTGAGACTGTCGTGGAGACCAGCTCGCTGAAGTGTTTCGCCGAGACGCcgaacaaaaagaacaagctGACAATGATATCGGAGCCCCTGGAGAAGGGCCTGGCCGAGGACATTGAGAACGGAACCGTTTGCATCAGTTGGAACAAGAAACGCATCGGAGAGTTCTTCCAGGTCAACTACGACTGGGATTTGTTGGCCGCACGTTCCATCTGGGCCTTTGGCCCCGATTCAACTGGTCCCAACATTCTCGTGGACGACACCCTACCATCGGAGGTGGACAAGAATCTGCTGACAGCTGTGAAGGACTCCATCGTGCAGGGCTTCCAGTGGGGCACGCGCGAGGGTCCGCTCTGCGAGGAGCCCATACGAAATGTCAAATTCAAAATACTTGACGGAGTCATCGCCAATGAGGCACTTCATCGCGGTGGCGGCCAAATCATTCCCACAGCTCGTCGTGTGGCCTACTCAGCGTTCCTCATGGCTACGCCACGCCTGATGGAGCCATACCTCTTCGTTGAGGTCCAGGCGCCCGCAGATTGTGTGTCTGCGGTGTACACTGTATTGGCCAGGCGCAG aGGGCATGTGACACAAGATGCACCCGTTTCCGGCTCGCCCATTTATACGATCAAAGCATTTATACCCGCCATCGATTCGTTCGGTTTTGAGACGGATCTGCGCACGCATACCCAGGGTCAGGCATTCTGTTTGTCGGTATTCCATCACTGGCAAATTGTGCCCGGCGATCCGCTGGACAAGAGCATCATCATACGGCCGCTGGAGCCGCAGCAGGCATCGCATTTGGCACGCGAATTTATGATCAAGACACGACGCCGCAAGGGCCTCTCCGAGGATGTGTCCATTAACAAGTTCTTCGACGATCCCATGTTGCTGGAATTGGCCCGGCAGGATGTGCTTGTCAACTATCCGCTGTAG